Proteins found in one Micropterus dolomieu isolate WLL.071019.BEF.003 ecotype Adirondacks linkage group LG12, ASM2129224v1, whole genome shotgun sequence genomic segment:
- the hmgb2b gene encoding high mobility group protein B2b isoform X1, whose translation MMDNKDEDEINVPLLAFLGATMMRKDVNKPKGKTSAYAFFVQTCREEHRKKHPEQSVNFAEFSKKCSERWKGLSASDKKCFEDMAKADKVRYNREMRDYIPPKGFGKRGRKRKDPNAPKRPPSAFFVFCSEYRPSVKQQYPGLSIGDCAKKLGEMWSKLSQSEKLPYEEKAQKLREKYDRDMVAYRGGGTYARNPGSSAQGGEEEEDDEGEDEDEEDDDDE comes from the exons ATGATGGATaataaagatgaagatgaaataAACGTACCTTTACTTGCCTTTTTAG GCGCCACTATGATGCGTAAAGACGTCAACAAGCCGAAGGGGAAGACGTCGGCTTACGCCTTCTTCGTCCAGACGTGTAGAGAGGAACACCGGAAGAAGCACCCCGAGCAGTCCGTCAACTTCGCCGAGTTCTCCAAGAAATGCTCTGAGAGATGGAAG GGTCTGTCTGCCAGCGATAAGAAGTGTTTCGAGGACATGGCGAAGGCCGACAAGGTGCGTTACAACAGGGAGATGAGAGACTACATCCCGCCCAAGGGCTTCGGAAAGAGGGGCCGCAAAAGGAAAGACCCCAACGCACCCAAAAGACCCCC GTCTGCGTTCTTCGTGTTCTGCAGCGAGTACCGTCCCAGCGTGAAGCAGCAGTACCCTGGTCTGTCTATAGGAGACTGTGCCAAGAAGCTGGGAGAGATGTGGAGCAAACTGTCCCAGTCTGAGAAGCTGCCCTACGAGGAGAAGGCCCAGAAACTACGAGAGAAATACGACCGG GACATGGTGGCGTACCGCGGCGGCGGCACGTACGCCAGGAACCCCGGCTCTTCAGCTcagggaggggaggaagaggaggacgacgaAGGAGAGGACGAAGAcgaggaggacgacgacgacgaGTAG
- the hmgb2b gene encoding high mobility group protein B2b isoform X2 → MMRKDVNKPKGKTSAYAFFVQTCREEHRKKHPEQSVNFAEFSKKCSERWKGLSASDKKCFEDMAKADKVRYNREMRDYIPPKGFGKRGRKRKDPNAPKRPPSAFFVFCSEYRPSVKQQYPGLSIGDCAKKLGEMWSKLSQSEKLPYEEKAQKLREKYDRDMVAYRGGGTYARNPGSSAQGGEEEEDDEGEDEDEEDDDDE, encoded by the exons ATGATGCGTAAAGACGTCAACAAGCCGAAGGGGAAGACGTCGGCTTACGCCTTCTTCGTCCAGACGTGTAGAGAGGAACACCGGAAGAAGCACCCCGAGCAGTCCGTCAACTTCGCCGAGTTCTCCAAGAAATGCTCTGAGAGATGGAAG GGTCTGTCTGCCAGCGATAAGAAGTGTTTCGAGGACATGGCGAAGGCCGACAAGGTGCGTTACAACAGGGAGATGAGAGACTACATCCCGCCCAAGGGCTTCGGAAAGAGGGGCCGCAAAAGGAAAGACCCCAACGCACCCAAAAGACCCCC GTCTGCGTTCTTCGTGTTCTGCAGCGAGTACCGTCCCAGCGTGAAGCAGCAGTACCCTGGTCTGTCTATAGGAGACTGTGCCAAGAAGCTGGGAGAGATGTGGAGCAAACTGTCCCAGTCTGAGAAGCTGCCCTACGAGGAGAAGGCCCAGAAACTACGAGAGAAATACGACCGG GACATGGTGGCGTACCGCGGCGGCGGCACGTACGCCAGGAACCCCGGCTCTTCAGCTcagggaggggaggaagaggaggacgacgaAGGAGAGGACGAAGAcgaggaggacgacgacgacgaGTAG